A region of the Pseudarthrobacter oxydans genome:
CAGCCACTTATAGTGCGCGAAGTGGACGGAGAACCTGCCCCGCGGCCGGGGAGCGGAGACGGGCTGCGCCCGCTCCCCGGCCTGGGCGTCAATGACAGGGGCTGCCATTTACTTGCTGTCCTGCCAGAGCTTGTTGATTTCTTCCTGGACCTTGTCGCCGCCGCTGCTCTTCCACAGCTTGATGGCGTCCTTCAGGCCCTGCTCATCAATCTGGCCGGCCAGGTACTTGATCCGGGCATCGGCCACAATGTTGTCCAGCTGCGCGCCCTTGGCCACATACGTGGGTGAGACGAAGGCTGCTGCCGGGTTGTAGACCGCGCTCTTGAGGTCCTCGGCCATGACCTCGACCCGCTTGTCGAAGACCTCCTGTTCGTAGCCCGAGGCCTGCTTGACCGGGTAGAAGTTGTTGCCCGTGACGTTCATTCCCAGCTGGGCGTAGCTCTTGATATCGGTGTTGACCACCTTGCCCTCAGGGGTCTCGGGTTTGATGGTGGCGGCCTTGCCGTCCTCCACCGTGAAGTTCACGCCCTCGATGCCGTTGTTCAGCAGGACAGCGGTTTCCTTGGAGTTCATCTTGTTCAGGAACTCCAGCACGGTCTTCAGCTCGGCCTCGGTCCGGACGCTGGTTTTGGGAATGGCCAGGAAGCCGGAGTAACCGTCGGTGGGATGTGTGTGCAGTTCACCGTCCGGGCCTTCGAGCCCGCCGACAAAGCCGACCTTGTTTTCAAAGTCGTTGGGGTTGGCCTGCTTGAACAGGTTGATCAGCACGCTGACACGGGAGTCGACGTCGATAATGATGCCGCCCTTGCCGTTGAAGAAGGGCTCGTTCCACTTGGTCCCGTCGAAGGTGGCAAAGTCAGGGTTGATGAGCTTCTCATCCACCATCTTCTTGACGAAGCGGTTGGCTTCGATGAACTCTTCGGTCTCAAAGCTCGGGACCAGCTTGCCGTCACGTTCGGCCCAGCGGTTGCCGGCGCCGTACCAGGTTTCGATCATGTCGTAGGGGCTGTTGGACCCCAATGCGCCCCACTTCGGGATGGTGATGCCCCAGGTATCGTTCCGGCCGTTGCCGTCCGGGTCCTGTTCCGTGAAGGCCTTGGCCACCTTGTAGAGGTCCTCGGTGGTTTTGGGCGCTTGCAGGCCCAGTTTGTCCAGCCAGTCCTGGCGGAACATGACAGCCGAGCGGATCGGGTTGCGGGCGCGGTAAACGCCGTAGACCTTGCCATTGATGCTGGCGTTCCGCTCCACCGCCGGGGAAGTGGACTTCAGGTTTGGGTACTCTTTGAGCTTATCCGTGAGGTCCCAGAAGGCACCCGCTTCGGCGTTCTTGACGAAGCCTGGGGACTTGCTCTGCACCACCAGGACGTGCGGAATCTCGGACGAAGCCAGCGTGATGTTCATCTTGTCTTCATAGGAGGCGTTTGGCGTCCAGGCGATATTGACGTCCTTCCCTGTGAGTTCCTCCAACTTCTTTTGGACGGCGCCGTCCGCGGAGGGCGGCTGCGCCTCGAGGAAGGGGGCCATCACGTTGATGGCGGCCAGGTCCGCGGACTGGGTTTCCCCGGCTCCGCAGGCTGTCAGTGTCAGGGCCGTGGCGGTCACGACGGCGGCGGCCAGGCTGAGTTTTCTGGTAATCATGTTGTTCCTTTTCCACTTCTTCGGGGTTGGTTGGCGAGCATGGCTAGAGGTTTTGATACGTTTCAGTAGTGCGGTGAGGCCGACGGCGGCAAGGGCCGGAGCACCGGCGCAGGACTTCCTGGCGGGTACGACGGGTCAGGCCACTGAGGCCACCGGGACGGCATCATCGGGGGCAGCCGCTTCCGCCGTGGCGACCGATTCGTCATTGGCGCTGAAGAACCTGTCGCACAGCCAGCCTGTAACGAACAGCCAGGCGCCGACGCTGAAGAACGGGATCAGGCCGGGGACCGTGCTGCTCGCATAGAACGC
Encoded here:
- a CDS encoding extracellular solute-binding protein, whose amino-acid sequence is MITRKLSLAAAVVTATALTLTACGAGETQSADLAAINVMAPFLEAQPPSADGAVQKKLEELTGKDVNIAWTPNASYEDKMNITLASSEIPHVLVVQSKSPGFVKNAEAGAFWDLTDKLKEYPNLKSTSPAVERNASINGKVYGVYRARNPIRSAVMFRQDWLDKLGLQAPKTTEDLYKVAKAFTEQDPDGNGRNDTWGITIPKWGALGSNSPYDMIETWYGAGNRWAERDGKLVPSFETEEFIEANRFVKKMVDEKLINPDFATFDGTKWNEPFFNGKGGIIIDVDSRVSVLINLFKQANPNDFENKVGFVGGLEGPDGELHTHPTDGYSGFLAIPKTSVRTEAELKTVLEFLNKMNSKETAVLLNNGIEGVNFTVEDGKAATIKPETPEGKVVNTDIKSYAQLGMNVTGNNFYPVKQASGYEQEVFDKRVEVMAEDLKSAVYNPAAAFVSPTYVAKGAQLDNIVADARIKYLAGQIDEQGLKDAIKLWKSSGGDKVQEEINKLWQDSK